The following are encoded in a window of Camarhynchus parvulus chromosome 1A, STF_HiC, whole genome shotgun sequence genomic DNA:
- the PHLDA1 gene encoding pleckstrin homology-like domain family A member 1 — protein sequence MLESGCKAVKEGMLEKRSDGLLQLWKKKRCILTEEGLLLIPPKHPPPQQQQQQQPAPPAEPAAKIKELHFSNMKTVDCVERKGKYVYFTVVMAEGKEIDFRCAQEHGWNAAITLQMVQYKNRQAILAVRSTRQKQQLLAAPHGSRLRGASNSA from the coding sequence ATGCTGGAGAGCGGCTGTAAGGCGGTGAAGGAGGGCATGCTGGAGAAGAGGAGCGacgggctgctgcagctctggaagaaGAAGCGCTGTATCCTTACCgaggaggggctgctcctcatcccCCCCAAGCACCCCccgccgcagcagcagcagcagcagcagccggcgCCGCCGGCCGAGCCGGCGGCCAAGATCAAGGAGCTTCACTTCTCCAACATGAAGACGGTGGACTGCGTGGAGCGGAAGGGCAAGTACGTGTACTTCACGGTGGTGATGGCCGAGGGGAAGGAGATCGACTTTCGGTGCGCCCAGGAGCATGGCTGGAACGCGGCGATCACGCTGCAGATGGTGCAGTACAAGAACCGCCAGGCCATACTGGCCGTGCGCTCCACCcggcagaagcagcagctcctggctgcgCCCCACGGGTCGCGGCTCCGCGGCGCCTCCAACTCCGCCTAG